Proteins encoded in a region of the Inquilinus sp. KBS0705 genome:
- a CDS encoding MarR family transcriptional regulator, whose protein sequence is MGIEEDIKSTKFEDNYHKAIINLNYTYGWLSNYVRPVFEGYNLTQQQFNILRILRGQYPKPATVNLLKERMIDKMSDASRIVDRLVQKGLVSRCTNSNDRRAVDIRISEEGLAILSKMDTSFKAKDLFKDNLTDEEAAQLSNLLDKMRG, encoded by the coding sequence ATGGGTATAGAAGAAGACATAAAAAGCACCAAGTTTGAGGATAATTACCATAAAGCAATTATCAACCTTAACTACACCTATGGTTGGTTAAGCAACTACGTGCGTCCTGTTTTTGAAGGCTATAACCTTACCCAGCAGCAATTTAACATACTGCGTATATTACGCGGCCAATACCCCAAACCTGCTACTGTAAACTTGCTAAAAGAACGCATGATAGACAAAATGTCGGATGCATCGCGTATTGTTGACCGTTTGGTGCAAAAGGGCCTGGTATCGCGCTGTACTAACTCTAACGACCGCCGCGCGGTTGATATCCGCATTAGCGAGGAAGGCCTGGCAATATTATCTAAAATGGACACATCCTTTAAAGCCAAGGACCTGTTTAAAGACAACCTTACCGACGAAGAAGCCGCGCAACTAAGCAACCTGCTCGATAAAATGAGGGGATAG